The Castanea sativa cultivar Marrone di Chiusa Pesio chromosome 11, ASM4071231v1 genome contains a region encoding:
- the LOC142617890 gene encoding F-box/kelch-repeat protein At3g23880-like, with protein sequence MMDLVYLPYDVLVEILHRLPVKSLIRFRCVSKSWNSLITSPAFINADLTRSHSDSNKLIVRYLDVAPHVERYKLIHEDDNDNNVSTSSEQIQDLKLPLRSSRSYFQLVGSANGLFCLYEGNRFILWNPCIRKFITLPNPSVTAEFSCYPAFGFDSRTNDYKVVRIAYRSFTGFEGAKPPLVEVYSVSEGSWRVTSGGDSYPPKITMSDWPQQAASLNGAVYFVANDWGDARNLIVLSFDLGDEVFRLISLPNGKFRLHADARVFTSEFKGLLSLICYESWRYSYCIWVMKEYGIVDSWTKQFNIDLNMEDWKVLGFWKNDLVLVQKIQSGGLMLFSYDHVTLQLKNLGFCKSTGCSYADKYVENLVLLDKPNDVVSKEESEQEEEVQSVGCHICPRWCSVIVFSAKSALRQKITTIRRRTEGCRRVMWQ encoded by the exons ATGATGGACTTGGTGTATCTGCCATACGACGTGTTGGTGGAGATCCTGCATAGACTACCCGTGAAATCCCTAATCCGATTCAGGTGCGTATCCAAATCATGGAACTCTCTAATCACAAGTCCTGCCTTCATCAATGCCGACCTCACTCGATCACACTCAGATTCCAACAAATTAATTGTTAGGTATTTGGATGTTGCACCCCATGTAGAGCGCTACAAATTAATTCACGAAGACGACAATGACAATAATGTCTCCACCTCATCTGAACAAATTCAAGACCTTAAGTTACCATTAAGGAGTAGTCGTAGCTATTTTCAGTTAGTCGGTTCCGCGAATGGATTGTTTTGTCTTTATGAAGGAAACCGCTTTATTCTTTGGAATCCTTGTATTAGAAAATTTATTACCCTTCCCAACCCTTCTGTTACTGCCGAATTTTCTTGTTATCCAGCGTTTGGGTTTGATTCGAGGACCAATGATTATAAGGTGGTGAGAATTGCCTATCGAAGTTTTACTGGGTTCGAAGGTGCCAAACCACCTCTGGTTGAGGTTTACTCTGTTAGCGAGGGATCTTGGAGAGTAACTAGTGGTGGTGATTCATATCCGCCTAAGATTACTATGAGTGATTGGCCCCAGCAAGCAGCTTCTTTAAATGGAGCTGTTTATTTTGTGGCCAATGATTGGGGTGATGCCCGGAATTTAATAGTTTTGTCATTTGATTTGGGTGATGAGGTTTTCCGCTTGATATCCTTGCCAAATGGTAAATTTAGATTGCATGCTGATGCTCGTGTTTTTACCTCAGAATTCAAAGGATTGCTTTCTCTAATATGTTATGAGAGTTGGCGTTATAGTTATTGTATTTGGGTGATGAAAGAGTACGGCATTGTGGATTCTTGGACTAAACAGTTCAATATTGACCTCAATATGGAAGATTGGAAAGTGTTAGGTTTCTGGAAGAATGATCTTGTATTAGTGCAGAAAATTCAATCAGGTGGTTTGATGCTCTTTTCATATGACCATGTGACCCTACAATTGAAGAATTTGGGGTTTTGTAAAAGCACAGGTTGTTCTTATGCTGATAAATATGTGGAGAACCTTGTCTTACTTGACAAACCAAATGATGTAGTTTCCAAGGAGGAAAGTGAGCAAGAAGAGGAAGTGCAG TCAGTTGGATGCCACATCTGCCCTCGCTGGTGCTCGGTTATTGTTTTCTCAGCAAAGTCAGCTCTTCGGCAAAAG
- the LOC142614498 gene encoding F-box/kelch-repeat protein At3g23880-like: MLEYLPYEVLLEILHRLPVKSLIQFRCVSKTYNSLITSPAFIKSSFTRSHSDSNKLIVRYLDVNYHVERYKLIYEDNDNNDEQIQDLEFPLSSSWANFRLVGSANGLFCLHEGNRLILWNPCIRKFITLPNPSVTGFFPCHLAIGFDLRTDDYKVVRIAYQSIDIRYEGAKPPLVEIYSVSEGSWRVTSGGDSYPPMITISNWHPRATSLNGAVYFAANDWGDAQSSIVLSFDLGDEVFRLISLPNGKFGLDADISTLVFNGLLSLICYEHQHMGEYYMFSVRRCSVWVMKECGVVDSWQFTIDLDMMLHWEVLGFLKNDHVLVQKIQSHGSKLLSYDPESQQVKNLGFYRSACCSYADNYVRNLTLLDKPNDVVSKRKVSKKRKCR; the protein is encoded by the exons ATGTTGGAGTATCTGCCATACGAAGTGTTGCTGGAGATCCTGCATAGACTACCCGTGAAATCCCTAATTCAATTCAGGTGCGTTTCCAAAACATACAACTCTCTAATTACAAGTCCTGCCTTCATCAAATCCAGTTTCACTCGATCGCACTCCGATTCCAACAAATTAATTGTTAGGTATTTGGATGTCAATTACCATGTAGAGCGCTACAAATTAATTTACGAAGACAATGACAATAATGACGAACAAATTCAAGATCTTGAGTTCCCACTAAGTAGTAGTTGGGCCAATTTTCGATTAGTCGGTTCCGCGAATGGATTGTTTTGCCTTCATGAAGGAAACCGCCTTATTCTTTGGAATCCTTGTATTAGAAAATTTATTACCCTTCCCAACCCTTCTGTAACTGGCTTCTTTCCTTGTCATCTAGCAATTGGGTTTGATTTGAGGACCGATGATTATAAGGTGGTGAGAATTGCCTATCAAAGTATAGATATTAGGTACGAAGGTGCCAAACCACCTCTGGTTGAGATTTACTCTGTGAGCGAGGGATCTTGGAGAGTAACTAGTGGTGGTGACTCATATCCGCCTATGATTACTATTAGTAATTGGCACCCACGAGCAACTTCTTTAAATGGAGCTGTTTATTTTGCGGCGAATGATTGGGGTGATGCCCAGAGTTCAATAGTTTTGTCATTTGATTTGGGTGATGAGGTTTTCCGCTTGATATCCTTGCCAAATGGTAAATTTGGATTGGATGCTGATATTAGTACCTTAGTATTCAATGGATTGCTTTCTCTAATATGTTATGAGCATCAGCATATGGGCGAGTATTATATGTTCAGTGTCAGGCGTTGTTCTGTTTGGGTTATGAAAGAGTGTGGTGTTGTGGATTCTTGGCAGTTCACTATTGACCTCGATATGATGCTACATTGGGAAGTGTTAGGTTTCTTGAAGAATGATCATGTATTAGTGCAGAAAATACAATCACATGGTTCGAAGCTCTTGTCATATGACCCTGAGAGCCAACAAGTGAAGAATTTGGGGTTTTATAGAAGCGCTTGTTGTTCTTATGCTGATAATTATGTGAGGAATCTTACCTTACTTGACAAACCAAATGATGTAGTTTCCAAGAGGAAAGTGAGCAAGAAGAGGAAGTGTAG ATAA
- the LOC142614497 gene encoding F-box/kelch-repeat protein At3g23880-like isoform X2 yields MSDYLPHEVLLEILHRLPVKSLIRFRCVSKSLNSLITSPAFIDSHFTQSPLSLPSNSNTLIVRSCNDRPNIEYYRLIHNGNDSSSSSSFDQSQNNIEFPLISRFLDYFKLIGSVNGLFSICEQDRFFLWNPSIRKCITLPKPRIGVKTHGPISCRLGFGFDPRTNDYKVVRIVILPSTTVMNKADKPPLVEVYSLREGCWRITRGGESFPSGISFNNWLRPVATLNGAVHFGANDWGNNRSLVLSFDLGDEVFRVISLPNGKEFQAGADIGTSVFKGLLTLICYDYECMKIKCCSVWVMKEYGAVDSWTKQFTVDLNSRFFRVLGFWKNGHILAETKLSLGWNLCSYDPESQQVKNLGFHGSPFHSFADNYVENLILLGKPNDAVSKRGVTKKRKCR; encoded by the exons ATGTCGGACTATCTGCCACACGAAGTGTTGCTGGAGATACTGCACAGACTACCCGTGAAATCCCTAATTCGATTCAGGTGCGTTTCAAAATCATTGAACTCTCTAATTACAAGTCCTGCCTTCATCGATTCCCATTTCACTCAATCACCACTTTCACTTCCTTCCAATTCCAACACACTAATTGTTAGGAGCTGCAATGATAGACCCAATATAGAGTACTACAGATTAATTCACAATGGCAAtgactcctcctcctcctcctcattcGATCAATCTCAAAACAACATTGAGTTCCCACTAATAAGTCGTTTTCTCGACTATTTTAAGTTAATTGGTTCCGTGAATGGATTGTTCAGTATTTGTGAACAAGACCGCTTTTTTCTATGGAATCCTTCCATTAGAAAATGTATTACCCTTCCTAAGCCTAGAATTGGGGTCAAAACTCACGGCCCCATTTCATGTcgtttggggtttgggtttgatCCGCGGACTAATGATTATAAGGTTGTGAGGATTGTAATTCTACCCAGTACTACTGTTATGAACAAAGCGGACAAACCACCTTTGGTTGAGGTTTATTCTCTTCGCGAGGGATGTTGGAGGATAACTCGTGGTGGCGAATCCTTTCCATCTGGGATTAGTTTTAATAACTGGTTGCGACCAGTAGCTACTTTAAATGGAGCTGTCCATTTTGGGGCGAATGATTGGGGCAATAACCGTTCCTTAGTTTTGTCATTTGATTTGGGTGATGAGGTTTTCCGCGTGATATCTTTGCCAAATGGTAAAGAATTCCAAGCAGGTGCTGATATTGGTACGTCAGTGTTCAAGGGATTGCTCACTCTAATATGTTATGATTAtgagtgtatgaagatcaagtgttgTTCCGTTTGGGTGATGAAAGAGTATGGCGCTGTTGATTCTTGGACTAAACAGTTCACTGTTGACCTCAATAGCCGATTTTTTAGAGTGTTAGGTTTCTGGAAGAATGGTCATATATTAGCGGAGACAAAACTATCACTTGGTTGGAATCTCTGTTCATATGACCCTGAGAGCCAACAAGTGAAGAATTTGGGGTTTCATGGAAGCCCATTCCATTCTTTTGCTGATAATTATGTGGAGAACCTTATCTTACTTGGCAAACCAAATGATGCAGTTTCCAAGAGGGGAGTGACCAAGAAGAGGAAGTGCAG GTAA
- the LOC142614497 gene encoding F-box/kelch-repeat protein At3g23880-like isoform X1: MSDYLPHEVLLEILHRLPVKSLIRFRCVSKSLNSLITSPAFIDSHFTQSPLSLPSNSNTLIVRSCNDRPNIEYYRLIHNGNDSSSSSSFDQSQNNIEFPLISRFLDYFKLIGSVNGLFSICEQDRFFLWNPSIRKCITLPKPRIGVKTHGPISCRLGFGFDPRTNDYKVVRIVILPSTTVMNKADKPPLVEVYSLREGCWRITRGGESFPSGISFNNWLRPVATLNGAVHFGANDWGNNRSLVLSFDLGDEVFRVISLPNGKEFQAGADIGTSVFKGLLTLICYDYECMKIKCCSVWVMKEYGAVDSWTKQFTVDLNSRFFRVLGFWKNGHILAETKLSLGWNLCSYDPESQQVKNLGFHGSPFHSFADNYVENLILLGKPNDAVSKRGVTKKRKCRSILMSLTN, translated from the exons ATGTCGGACTATCTGCCACACGAAGTGTTGCTGGAGATACTGCACAGACTACCCGTGAAATCCCTAATTCGATTCAGGTGCGTTTCAAAATCATTGAACTCTCTAATTACAAGTCCTGCCTTCATCGATTCCCATTTCACTCAATCACCACTTTCACTTCCTTCCAATTCCAACACACTAATTGTTAGGAGCTGCAATGATAGACCCAATATAGAGTACTACAGATTAATTCACAATGGCAAtgactcctcctcctcctcctcattcGATCAATCTCAAAACAACATTGAGTTCCCACTAATAAGTCGTTTTCTCGACTATTTTAAGTTAATTGGTTCCGTGAATGGATTGTTCAGTATTTGTGAACAAGACCGCTTTTTTCTATGGAATCCTTCCATTAGAAAATGTATTACCCTTCCTAAGCCTAGAATTGGGGTCAAAACTCACGGCCCCATTTCATGTcgtttggggtttgggtttgatCCGCGGACTAATGATTATAAGGTTGTGAGGATTGTAATTCTACCCAGTACTACTGTTATGAACAAAGCGGACAAACCACCTTTGGTTGAGGTTTATTCTCTTCGCGAGGGATGTTGGAGGATAACTCGTGGTGGCGAATCCTTTCCATCTGGGATTAGTTTTAATAACTGGTTGCGACCAGTAGCTACTTTAAATGGAGCTGTCCATTTTGGGGCGAATGATTGGGGCAATAACCGTTCCTTAGTTTTGTCATTTGATTTGGGTGATGAGGTTTTCCGCGTGATATCTTTGCCAAATGGTAAAGAATTCCAAGCAGGTGCTGATATTGGTACGTCAGTGTTCAAGGGATTGCTCACTCTAATATGTTATGATTAtgagtgtatgaagatcaagtgttgTTCCGTTTGGGTGATGAAAGAGTATGGCGCTGTTGATTCTTGGACTAAACAGTTCACTGTTGACCTCAATAGCCGATTTTTTAGAGTGTTAGGTTTCTGGAAGAATGGTCATATATTAGCGGAGACAAAACTATCACTTGGTTGGAATCTCTGTTCATATGACCCTGAGAGCCAACAAGTGAAGAATTTGGGGTTTCATGGAAGCCCATTCCATTCTTTTGCTGATAATTATGTGGAGAACCTTATCTTACTTGGCAAACCAAATGATGCAGTTTCCAAGAGGGGAGTGACCAAGAAGAGGAAGTGCAG GTCAATCCTAATGTCTCTGACAAATTGA
- the LOC142614497 gene encoding F-box/kelch-repeat protein At3g23880-like isoform X4 has product MSDYLPHEVLLEILHRLPVKSLIRFRSCNDRPNIEYYRLIHNGNDSSSSSSFDQSQNNIEFPLISRFLDYFKLIGSVNGLFSICEQDRFFLWNPSIRKCITLPKPRIGVKTHGPISCRLGFGFDPRTNDYKVVRIVILPSTTVMNKADKPPLVEVYSLREGCWRITRGGESFPSGISFNNWLRPVATLNGAVHFGANDWGNNRSLVLSFDLGDEVFRVISLPNGKEFQAGADIGTSVFKGLLTLICYDYECMKIKCCSVWVMKEYGAVDSWTKQFTVDLNSRFFRVLGFWKNGHILAETKLSLGWNLCSYDPESQQVKNLGFHGSPFHSFADNYVENLILLGKPNDAVSKRGVTKKRKCRSILMSLTN; this is encoded by the exons ATGTCGGACTATCTGCCACACGAAGTGTTGCTGGAGATACTGCACAGACTACCCGTGAAATCCCTAATTCGATTCAG GAGCTGCAATGATAGACCCAATATAGAGTACTACAGATTAATTCACAATGGCAAtgactcctcctcctcctcctcattcGATCAATCTCAAAACAACATTGAGTTCCCACTAATAAGTCGTTTTCTCGACTATTTTAAGTTAATTGGTTCCGTGAATGGATTGTTCAGTATTTGTGAACAAGACCGCTTTTTTCTATGGAATCCTTCCATTAGAAAATGTATTACCCTTCCTAAGCCTAGAATTGGGGTCAAAACTCACGGCCCCATTTCATGTcgtttggggtttgggtttgatCCGCGGACTAATGATTATAAGGTTGTGAGGATTGTAATTCTACCCAGTACTACTGTTATGAACAAAGCGGACAAACCACCTTTGGTTGAGGTTTATTCTCTTCGCGAGGGATGTTGGAGGATAACTCGTGGTGGCGAATCCTTTCCATCTGGGATTAGTTTTAATAACTGGTTGCGACCAGTAGCTACTTTAAATGGAGCTGTCCATTTTGGGGCGAATGATTGGGGCAATAACCGTTCCTTAGTTTTGTCATTTGATTTGGGTGATGAGGTTTTCCGCGTGATATCTTTGCCAAATGGTAAAGAATTCCAAGCAGGTGCTGATATTGGTACGTCAGTGTTCAAGGGATTGCTCACTCTAATATGTTATGATTAtgagtgtatgaagatcaagtgttgTTCCGTTTGGGTGATGAAAGAGTATGGCGCTGTTGATTCTTGGACTAAACAGTTCACTGTTGACCTCAATAGCCGATTTTTTAGAGTGTTAGGTTTCTGGAAGAATGGTCATATATTAGCGGAGACAAAACTATCACTTGGTTGGAATCTCTGTTCATATGACCCTGAGAGCCAACAAGTGAAGAATTTGGGGTTTCATGGAAGCCCATTCCATTCTTTTGCTGATAATTATGTGGAGAACCTTATCTTACTTGGCAAACCAAATGATGCAGTTTCCAAGAGGGGAGTGACCAAGAAGAGGAAGTGCAG GTCAATCCTAATGTCTCTGACAAATTGA
- the LOC142614497 gene encoding F-box/kelch-repeat protein At3g23880-like isoform X3 → MSDYLPHEVLLEILHRLPVKSLIRFRCVSKSLNSLITSPAFIDSHFTQSPLSLPSNSNTLIVRSCNDRPNIEYYRLIHNGNDSSSSSSFDQSQNNIEFPLISRFLDYFKLIGSVNGLFSICEQDRFFLWNPSIRKCITLPKPRIGVKTHGPISCRLGFGFDPRTNDYKVVRIVILPSTTVMNKADKPPLVEVYSLREGCWRITRGGESFPSGISFNNWLRPVATLNGAVHFGANDWGNNRSLVLSFDLGDEVFRVISLPNGKEFQAGADIGTSVFKGLLTLICYDYECMKIKCCSVWVMKEYGAVDSWTKQFTVDLNSRFFRVLGFWKNGHILAETKLSLGWNLCSYDPESQQVKNLGFHGSPFHSFADNYVENLILLGKPNDAVSKRGVTKKRKCR, encoded by the coding sequence ATGTCGGACTATCTGCCACACGAAGTGTTGCTGGAGATACTGCACAGACTACCCGTGAAATCCCTAATTCGATTCAGGTGCGTTTCAAAATCATTGAACTCTCTAATTACAAGTCCTGCCTTCATCGATTCCCATTTCACTCAATCACCACTTTCACTTCCTTCCAATTCCAACACACTAATTGTTAGGAGCTGCAATGATAGACCCAATATAGAGTACTACAGATTAATTCACAATGGCAAtgactcctcctcctcctcctcattcGATCAATCTCAAAACAACATTGAGTTCCCACTAATAAGTCGTTTTCTCGACTATTTTAAGTTAATTGGTTCCGTGAATGGATTGTTCAGTATTTGTGAACAAGACCGCTTTTTTCTATGGAATCCTTCCATTAGAAAATGTATTACCCTTCCTAAGCCTAGAATTGGGGTCAAAACTCACGGCCCCATTTCATGTcgtttggggtttgggtttgatCCGCGGACTAATGATTATAAGGTTGTGAGGATTGTAATTCTACCCAGTACTACTGTTATGAACAAAGCGGACAAACCACCTTTGGTTGAGGTTTATTCTCTTCGCGAGGGATGTTGGAGGATAACTCGTGGTGGCGAATCCTTTCCATCTGGGATTAGTTTTAATAACTGGTTGCGACCAGTAGCTACTTTAAATGGAGCTGTCCATTTTGGGGCGAATGATTGGGGCAATAACCGTTCCTTAGTTTTGTCATTTGATTTGGGTGATGAGGTTTTCCGCGTGATATCTTTGCCAAATGGTAAAGAATTCCAAGCAGGTGCTGATATTGGTACGTCAGTGTTCAAGGGATTGCTCACTCTAATATGTTATGATTAtgagtgtatgaagatcaagtgttgTTCCGTTTGGGTGATGAAAGAGTATGGCGCTGTTGATTCTTGGACTAAACAGTTCACTGTTGACCTCAATAGCCGATTTTTTAGAGTGTTAGGTTTCTGGAAGAATGGTCATATATTAGCGGAGACAAAACTATCACTTGGTTGGAATCTCTGTTCATATGACCCTGAGAGCCAACAAGTGAAGAATTTGGGGTTTCATGGAAGCCCATTCCATTCTTTTGCTGATAATTATGTGGAGAACCTTATCTTACTTGGCAAACCAAATGATGCAGTTTCCAAGAGGGGAGTGACCAAGAAGAGGAAGTGCAGGTAA
- the LOC142616802 gene encoding uncharacterized protein LOC142616802, producing the protein MAAMSARGSAIHSSEEGELLACRKAVEFAIDAGFSRLVIEGDNANVIKAISSQEANISLLGNVVEDIKYLMRGLQWASISHIRRSSNKVAHVLAQHARTIIEGLYWIEDSPPPVIEQLYQDDCLL; encoded by the coding sequence ATGGCAGCCATGTCTGCAAGAGGGTCAGCAATACATAGCAGTGAGGAAGGTGAGCTGTTAGCATGTAGAAAGGCAGTTGAATTTGCTATTGACGCAGGCTTTTCCAGATTGGTTATTGAGGGAGACAATGCTAATGTAATAAAAGCTATTTCATCGCAAGAAGCCAACATATCTTTACTGGGGAATGTCGTGGAAGATATTAAATATCTCATGAGAGGTTTGCAGTGGGCATCTATTTCTCATATAAGGCGTAGCAGCAATAAGGTGGCTCACGTGTTAGCGCAACATGCTAGAACTATTATTGAGGGTTTGTATTGGATAGAGGATTCCCCTCCTCCGGTCATTGAACAATTGTATCAAGATGATTGCCTTTTATAA